A region from the Engraulis encrasicolus isolate BLACKSEA-1 chromosome 18, IST_EnEncr_1.0, whole genome shotgun sequence genome encodes:
- the LOC134468393 gene encoding protein unc-93 homolog A-like, translated as MGLTSVSVAYSMMILSSMFVSPTLMNYLGCKWTAALCISSSAIYSIGNFFPGWPSLMITSVIIGLGAAPLWSSLSTYITIVAQRQAEIDNTKTEDKISQYFGILILAYSSANIWGNLMSSLILGSASETGNVSNGDPLFCGVSSCLNSSGLAAMAERPETGPLNILLGCFVGLGTMGVIVISVFLDNVKEEEEVDTKKSFCFVFFATLRQLRDYRLVLLIPMTIYIGLEISFLSGDFTSVYATCALGIHYVGFVMICFGATSSITSITVGRLSKYTGRQVLISLAAVINLSCIIGLLIWKPDPDQKAVFFVFPALWGMADAIWQTQTNGKLAMC; from the exons ATGGGCCTGACATCCGTCAGTGTGGCTTATTCAATGATGATTCTGTCCTCCATGTTTGTATCTCCAACACTAATGAACTATCTGGGCTGCAAGTGGACTGCCGCTCTCTGCATCAGCAGCTCTGCCATATATTCCATTGGAAACTTCTTCCCAGGATG GCCAAGTTTGATGATCACTTCCGTAATTATAGGTTTAGGAGCAGCTCCTCTGTGGTCATCGCTCAGCACCTACATCACCATAGTTGCCCAACGGCAAGCTGAGATAGATAACACGAAAACCGAAGACAAAATCAGTCAATATTTTGGCATATTAATCCTCGCCTACAGTTCGGCCAACATTTGGGGCAACCTGATGTCCTCTCTCATCCTTGGCTCTGCTTCCGAGACAG GCAATGTGTCCAATGGAGATCCTCTATTCTGTGGTGTGAGCAGCTGCCTCAACTCCAGTGGGCTGGCAGCCATGGCCGAGAGACCCGAGACAGGTCCACTAAACATCCTTCTGGGATGCTTTGTCG GCCTTGGAACGATGGGGGTAATCGTCATCAGTGTGTTTCTGGATAatgtgaaagaagaagaagaagttgacACAAAAAAGTCCTTCTGTTTTGTCTTCTTTGCAACGTTAAGACAACTACGAGACTACCGACTTGTGCTTCTTATCCCCATGACCATATACATTGGTCTGGAGATAAGCTTCCTCTCAGGAGACTTCACCAGT GTGTACGCAACATGTGCCCTTGGAATACACTATGTTGGTTTTGTAATGATCTGCTTTGGGGCTACAAGTTCAATAACTTCCATTACAGTAGGGAGATTATCGAAATACACAGGGAGACAGGTACTTATTTCACTTG CTGCGGTGATCAACCTTTCCTGTATAATTGGTCTACTCATTTGGAAACCTGATCCAGACCAGAAGGCCGTCTTCTTTGTGTTTCCTGCTCTTTGGGGAATGGCAGATGCTATATGGCAGACACAGACCAATGGCAAGTTGGCGATGTGCTAG
- the ttll2 gene encoding probable tubulin polyglutamylase TTLL2, giving the protein MNEPGIGEEGERVEVEGVCNLSAPDTAPELEMATGVGETGPLVFRLHEGAPELVREVLLERGWREFAEQRQEEGDWNLYWRSAAFRNADYDKIMPWQRLNHHPKTVGIARKDWLARNLRRMRGTFGSALYNFSPISFNLPNDYIRFLEEYSKHRLANGGEGAYWICKPVDLSRGRGIFIFEDIKDLVYDCSVTVQRYISNPLLISGYKFDLRIYVCVKSFSPLTIYMYQEGLVRFATEKFNLGALNNLYSHLTNTSINKLGPFYSTDKEHIGEGCKWTLSKFRCFLQSLGINELLLWQKINNIVTLTLLAIAPSIPSRRNCIELFGFDILIDENFKPWLLEVNYSPALSLDCSADITVKKGLINDLVDLMNYKEIDCLRQRGYLKQKYKRPCYLGSQALPPRSPQVLLLPRCLCKESISEKCPGHSHLSTRAGSTDSFATAHQPSQDGSNENLNCALQLSLGSSLKPVALRHGCRKLRLSHLQKPETVDHSRAHDLGSENESRSCISTPDKRTVKKNPKQKSSSFLKLPPIHGHKYKPPIYPWDNKVKIPGVPLSRVGDFILTFPFNDVTLRASQALNIKMAVQEVYKLTKLIHSCHHKGKRRKEDTDRQSGGEGKLEFLLWGPRNPPSLTSLSDCCLKT; this is encoded by the exons ATGAATGAACCGGGGATCGGAGAGGAGGGCGAAAGGGTTGAGGTGGAGGGTGTGTGCAACCTGTCAG CACCAGACACAGCACCTGAGCTTGAAATGGCTACAGGTGTTGGTGAGACTGGACCGCTGGTGTTCCGCCTCCATGAAGGGGCACCTGAGCTTGTGCGAGAGGTGCTTCTGGAGAGAGGCTGGCGGGAGTTTGCAGAACAACGGCAGGAGGAAGGAGACTGGAACCTCTATTGGCGATCAGCCGCCTTCCGCAACGCCGACTATGACAAGATCATGCCCTGGCAGAGACTCAACCACCACCCAAAGACAGTTGGCATTGCCCGCAAGGACTGGCTGGCACGGAATTTAAGAAGAATGAGGGGCACTTTTGGATCAGCACTGTACAACTTCAGTCCGATATCTTTCAATCTCCCTAATGACTACATTCGATTTTTGGAGGAGTATTCAAAGCACCGGCTAGCAAACGGTGGCGAGGGTGCATACTGGATTTGCAAGCCAGTGGATCTTTCGAGAGGGAGAGGCATATTCATTTTTGAGGACATTAAAGACTTAGTTTATGACTGCTCTGTCACTGTACAAAGATACATTAGCAATCCTCTTTTGATATCAGGCTATAAATTTGACCTTCGAATATATGTTTGCGTGAAGAGCTTCAGCCCCCTGACAATCTACATGTATCAGGAAGGTTTGGTTCGTTTTGCCACTGAAAAATTCAACCTCGGTGCTCTGAACAATCTCTACTCTCATTTAACCAACACTAGCATAAACAAACTGGGACCCTTCTATTCTACGGACAAAGAACACATAGGCGAGGGCTGTAAGTGGACGCTGAGCAAATTCCGCTGCTTCCTGCAAAGCTTGGGGATCAATGAGCTACTGCTTTGGCAAAAGATTAACAACATTGTGACCCTGACTCTTCTGGCCATCGCCCCATCCATTCCCTCCCGTCGTAACTGTATAGAGCTGTTTGGCTTTGACATCCTAATTGATGAAAACTTCAAGCCATGGTTGCTGGAAGTAAACTACAGCCCTGCTCTCTCGCTGGACTGTTCTGCCGATATAACTGTGAAAAAAGGACTCATTAATGACCTTGTTGACCTTATGAACTACAAGGAAATCGACTGCCTTCGCCAACGGGGATATTTGAAACAAAAATACAAGAGGCCTTGCTATTTGGGAAGTCAGGCCCTGCCGCCAAGAAGTCCTCAGGTACTCCTGCTTCCAAGATGTCTGTGTAAGGAGTCAATCTCTGAGAAGTGTCCGGGTCATTCACACTTGTCAACCAGGGCGGGATCAACAGATTCTTTTGCGACTGCACACCAACCATCTCAGGATGGTTCAAATGAGAACCTAAATTGTGCCCTGCAATTAAGTCTAGGATCAAGTTTAAAACCAGTCGCTCTGCGTCATGGATGCAGGAAGCTGCGCTTGTCTCATTTACAGAAGCCAGAGACAGTTGACCATTCAAGGGCACATGATTTGGGGTCAGAGAATGAGAGCAGGTCCTGTATTTCAACTCCTGATAAACGGACAGTTAAGAAAAACCCAAAGCAAAAATCAAGCAGCTTCCTAAAGCTACCACCAATTCACGGACATAAATATAAGCCTCCAATTTATCCTTGGGATAACAAAGTTAAAATCCCTGGGGTGCCCCTGAGCCGCGTGGGTGACTTCATTTTGACATTTCCCTTCAATGACGTAACCCTTAGAGCCTCACAGGCGCTCAACATCAAGATGGCTGTGCAGGAAGTTTACAAACTTACCAAGCTCATCCATTCCTGTCATCACAAGGGGAAGCGAAGGAAAGAGGACACTGACAGACAGTCAGGGGGAGAAGGCAAGCTGGAGTTCCTGCTCTGGGGGCCAAGGAACCCCCCTTCACTGACTTCACTGAGTGACTGCTGCTTGAAAACATGA